The DNA sequence GCCGAACGCCAGCAGCAACAGCCGCTGTCCGCCTTTCAGAGTGAGATTAAACCGTCCACCCGCAGCTTTTATCACGCGCTTCAGGGCGCCCGGACCGTTTTTATTCTGGAATGTAAAAAAGCCTCTCCTTCGAAGGGGCTGATTCGCGAAGATTTCGATCCGGCAACGATTGCAGGCGTTTATAAACATTACGCCTCTGCCGTTTCGGTACTGACCGACGAAAAATATTTTCAGGGAAGCTTTGATTTCCTTCCTGTCGTCAGCGCCGCGATTACGCAGCCCGTGCTGTGCAAAGACTTTATTATCGATCCTTACCAAATTTATCTGGCGCGTCACTACCAGGCCGATGCGATTTTGCTGATGCTTTCAGTACTGAACGATGAACAATATCGGCAGCTCGCCGCCGTTGCGCACAGTCTGAATATGGGCGTGCTGACTGAAGTGATCAGCGACGAAGAGCTGGAACGTGCGACTCAGCTGGGCGCAAAGGTCGTCGGCATTAATAACCGTGATTTGCGCGATCTTTCCATCGATCTGGATCGTACCCGCCGTCTGGCCCCGAAAGTGGCCCATGGCGTGACGGTGATCAGCGAATCCGGGATTAACAGCTATGCGCAGGTGCGCGAGCTGAGCCATTTTGCCAACGGTTTTCTGATTGGCTCAGCGCTGATGTCCGAAGATGACCTGGCGGCAGCAGTGCGTCGCGTCACCCTGGGTGATAATAAAATTTGCGGCCTGACCCGACCTCAGGATGCGCGCTGTGCGCTGGAAGCGGGTGCTATCTATGGCGGATTAATCTTCGCCGCAGGCTCGCCACGTCAAATCGATGCTGAACAAGCTAAAACGGTAATCGCAGCGGCTGCGTTAAAATACGTGGGCGTGTTTCGTAACAGCAGCATAAGTGACGTTGTCACTATAGCCCGGGAACTCCAGCTCGCTGCCGTTCAGCTACACGGTGACGAAGATCGGGCCTTTGTTGCTGAATTGCGCAGCCAGCTGCCGGCAGAGGTGAAAATTTGGAAAGCTTTCAGCATTAAAGAAGCGCTGCCGGCCCGCGACTGGCCGCATGTCGATCGTTATGTTTTTGATAGCGGCACCGGCGGCAGCGGCAAGCAGTTTGACTGGAGCCTGCTGACCGGACCGCTGGATAATGTGTTGCTGGCTGGCGGACTGGGCGCGGACAACTGCGTATCGGCTGCCCAGCTTGGCTGCGCCGGCCTGGATTTTAATTCCGGCGTGGAAAGTGAGCCCGGCGTAAAAGATGCCTCTAAAATTGCCTCAGTTTTTCAGACGCTGAGAGCCTACTGACCGTTGGGGCCTGAAAATGGCGCCATAAGCGAAAAGAGAAGCGATATGACTTTATTAAATCCCTACTTCGGCGAATTTGGCGGTATGTACGTACCGCAGATTCTGATGCCTGCGCTCAATCAGCTGGAAGAAGCTTTCGTCAGCGCCCAGCGCGATCCGGAATTTCAGGCTGAATTTATCGACCTGCTGAAAAACTACGCGGGTCGTCCGACCGCATTAACGCTGTGTAAGAATTTGACTGAAGGCACTAAAACGCGTCTTTACCTCAAACGAGAAGATTTGCTGCACGGCGGTGCGCACAAGACCAACCAGGTGTTGGGC is a window from the Pantoea sp. CCBC3-3-1 genome containing:
- the trpCF gene encoding bifunctional indole-3-glycerol-phosphate synthase TrpC/phosphoribosylanthranilate isomerase TrpF is translated as MQETVLNKIVQDKAVWLAERQQQQPLSAFQSEIKPSTRSFYHALQGARTVFILECKKASPSKGLIREDFDPATIAGVYKHYASAVSVLTDEKYFQGSFDFLPVVSAAITQPVLCKDFIIDPYQIYLARHYQADAILLMLSVLNDEQYRQLAAVAHSLNMGVLTEVISDEELERATQLGAKVVGINNRDLRDLSIDLDRTRRLAPKVAHGVTVISESGINSYAQVRELSHFANGFLIGSALMSEDDLAAAVRRVTLGDNKICGLTRPQDARCALEAGAIYGGLIFAAGSPRQIDAEQAKTVIAAAALKYVGVFRNSSISDVVTIARELQLAAVQLHGDEDRAFVAELRSQLPAEVKIWKAFSIKEALPARDWPHVDRYVFDSGTGGSGKQFDWSLLTGPLDNVLLAGGLGADNCVSAAQLGCAGLDFNSGVESEPGVKDASKIASVFQTLRAY